The following proteins come from a genomic window of Carassius gibelio isolate Cgi1373 ecotype wild population from Czech Republic chromosome B8, carGib1.2-hapl.c, whole genome shotgun sequence:
- the LOC127964241 gene encoding cystatin, with translation MYLKMIVLFLAVSLAVTSAGIPGGVADADINNADVQKALRFAVAQYNKQSNEAFVRKVTRVIRVQQQVVSGMNYIFNVKLGIANCKNGVKTVCASPKKPQVAQVIQCKITVWSQPWLNFLSVTENTCL, from the exons ATGTATCTTAAGATGATTGTGTTGTTTCTGGCCGTGTCTTTGGCCGTGACGAGCGCTGGGATTCCTGGAGGCGTTGCAGATGCAGACATTAACAATGCAGATGTTCAGAAGGCGTTACGGTTCGCTGTGGCCCAGTACAACAAACAAAGCAACGAAGCGTTTGTGCGTAAGGTTACCAGAGTCATCAGGGTTCAACAACAA GTTGTCTCTGGCATGAACTACATCTTCAATGTGAAGCTGGGCATAGCCAACTGCAAGAATGGCGTTAAGACCGTATGTGCCTCTCCGAAGAAACCCCAAGTTGCACAG GTCATCCAGTGTAAAATAACGGTCTGGAGCCAGCCATGGTTAAACTTCTTAAGTGTCACTGAAAACACCTGCTTGTAG
- the LOC127963850 gene encoding inactive carboxypeptidase-like protein X2, with amino-acid sequence MLVLRDQTALSVLCLSLLVRFWTVNGLTEHINSEISHTAPDQNVEDRRADLPQVKIIPSYAKIQVGRDKRLMCKVDGGAKDIDWFSPNGEKILVRRDNLEVRDHGNSLSSLIVLNANLNNAGIYKCVARNGDTESQATVKLDIFSKRTRREAEREGRGKRQKEPKPSKKPKGEKKNKGERGGKKKGKKNREETTTMTTTTVAPTTTVVPEYDEDYYNPEPDQYWDEEFPAETTTATNPTDPPTEKTTGFPTDFPPHIDDYSSPNPDSYDDYWKVDEPTPTSSVIAGRPPDEGDDYWDARYEVAENIPFPDGEISSTDNDWHYTTTEEPTIPPFENNWYEEYEYGHERKLEEDREREREKERKEQEEKEREERRYEEERKPRIHKPPPRVYREPKICPPLGMESHRIDNDQLLTSSVYQHRYGSHRARLNIQASGDEDDMNGGAWCANPEEKVHWIELDARTVTEFTGVITQGRDDPLESDYVSSYYVAFSNDSREWTVLDDGYAEWLFFGNSDKNTPVLSQFMEPVVARYIRILPQSWNGTMCMRMEVLGCPVPDPLSQYQSQNEVTHRDDLDYTHHNYLDMEKLMKSISDECPNITRFYSLGKSFKGLEIYAMEITDNPGMHETGEPEFRYTAGYHGNEVLGRELLLMLMQYLCREYKDGNPRVRHLVDETRIHLVPSVNPDGHMKAFEKGSELGSWTLGHWTEDGHDIFQNFPDLNNILWDAEDKGMVPKLMPNHHVPIPEGILSSNGSVAVETFALISWMKSHPFVLGANLQGGERLVTYPFDMRRLTKESEEMEKKLNSRANRRKRQYEEEEEEPNPYLHIGYHQESYSGPQENAYNQENYGYHQESYGYHHQNQGYHEESQGYHDESQGYHDENQGYHDESQRYHHEDHSEGHHEGYQEGYSEGYREGYGEGEPEEEIRVIEDQSLFRWLAISYASTHRTMTQNFQGGCHADDPTGGLGIVNRAKWKPIPGSMNDFSYLHTNCFELSIFLGCDKFPHQSELLREWENNREALLTFMTQVHRGIKGVVRDKEGNPISNATVSVEGVNHDVRTGESGDYWRLLNPGEYRVTARAEGYSPFTRLCVVGFDPGATLCNFDLNKSNWDRIKQIMALHGNRPIRLLNSGNRGSGQRYTYSTNQIPNGNGGDIKRARLHRLRLMRIRRLRQQRLLASITTTLPTTTTTTTTTVPPTTESTSPWFDSWPLGETFEENTTPPEEIELTDSLDYDYNYNIDDY; translated from the exons ATGCTGGTACTGAGGGACCAGACGGCACTCTCAGTTCTCTGTCTGTCCCTGCTTGTTCGCTTCTGGACTGTAAACGGACTGACAGAACACATCAACTCCGAGATCAGCCACACAGCCCCAGACCAAAATGTGGAGGACAGAAGAGCAG ATCTCCCGCAAGTGAAGATAATCCCATCCTATGCAAAGATTCAAGTTGGACGAGACAAACGATTGATGTGCAAAG ttgATGGGGGTGCAAAGGATATTGACTGGTTTTCTCCTAATGGTGAGAAGATTCTAGTAAGACGGGACAATCTCGAGGTGCGCGATCATGGCAATTCCTTGTCGTCTCTCATTGTTCTCAATGCCAATTTAAACAATGCTGGGATATACAAATGCGTGGCCAGAAATGGAGACACAGAATCACAAGCCACAGTCAAGCTGGACATCTTTT CCAAGAGAACGCGCCGAGAAGCTGAGAGGGAGGGAAGAGGAAAACGACAGAAAGAACCCAAGCCCAGCAAGAAACCCAAGGGTGAGAAGAAGAACAAAGGAGAGAGGGGTGGGAAGAAAAAAGGCAAGAAGAACAGGGAGGAGACCACCACGATGACCACCACCACTGTGGCTCCCACAACCACTGTGGTCCCGGAGTACGATGAGGACTATTATAACCCTGAACCTGACCAGTACTGGGATGAAG AATTTCCTGCAGagacaacaacagcaacaaatccCACAGACCCTCCAACAGAGAAAACCACAGGATTTCCAACAGACTTTCCTCCTCACATTGATGATTATTCCTCACCTAATCCTGACTCAT ACGATGACTATTGGAAGGTGGATGAACCCACACCTACATCCTCAGTGATCGCCGGCCGTCCACCTGACGAGGGTGATGATTACTGGGATGCCAGAT ATGAGGTGGCAGAAAACATACCTTTCCCTGATGGCGAGATCAGCTCTACCGACAATGACTGGCATTACACTACCACAG AAGAGCCCACCATCCCTCCGTTTGAAAACAACTGGTATGAAGAATATGAATATGGACATG AAAGGAAACTTGAAgaggatagagaaagagagagagaaaaagaaagaaaagagcaaGAAGAAAAAG AAAGAGAAGAGAGGAGGTATGAGGAAGAGAGAAAACCCAGGATTCACAAACCTCCTCCACGCGTGTACAGAGAGCCTAAAA TATGTCCTCCTCTGGGTATGGAGTCTCATCGCATAGATAATGACCAGCTACTGACGTCCTCAGTTTATCAACATCGTTATGGCTCACACAGAGCTCGTCTCAATATTCAG GCGTCTGGTGATGAAGATGACATGAATGGTGGGGCATGGTGTGCTAACCCTGAAGAAAAGGTGCACTGGATTGAACTGGACGCTCGCACAGTAACAGAGTTCACTGGCGTTATCACTCAGGGTCGAGATGACCCCTTAGA GAGCGACTATGTTTCTTCTTACTATGTGGCGTTTAGTAATGACAGCAGAGAGTGGACTGTCCTTGATGATGGATATGCTGAATGG TTATTCTTTGGTAACTCTGATAAAAACACCCCAGTGTTGTCTCAGTTTATGGAGCCGGTAGTGGCACGTTATATCCGCATCTTGCCACAGAGCTGGAATGGCACCATGTGTATGAGGATGGAGGTTTTGGGCTGCCCAGTACCAG ATCCTCTCAGCCAGTACCAGAGTCAGAATGAGGTGACGCATCGAGATGACTTGGACTATACCCATCACAACTACCTTGACATGGAGAAG CTCATGAAATCCATCTCTGATGAGTGTCCCAACATCACCAGATTCTACAGTTTGGGCAAGAGCTTTAAAGGTTTGGAAATTTATGCCATGGAGATTACTGACAATCCTGGGATGCATGAAACAG GAGAGCCAGAGTTTAGGTACACAGCAGGATATCATGGTAATGAGGTTTTGGGACGAGAACTTCTTCTGATGCTTATGCAGTACCTGTGTAGAGAGTACAAAGATGGCAACCCTCGAGTGCGCCACCTTGTGGATGAGACACGAATTCATCTGGTGCCATCAGTCAATCCTGATGGACATATGAAAGCTTTTGAAAag GGCTCAGAGTTGGGAAGCTGGACATTAGGGCACTGGACTGAAGATGGCCATGACATCTTCCAGAACTTTCCAGACTTAAATAACATTCTTTGGGATGCAGAGGATAAGGGTATGGTGCCCAAGTTGATGCCAAATCACCATGTACCCATCCCTGAGGGTATACTGTCAAGCAATGGCTCA GTTGCAGTGGAGACTTTTGCCCTTATCTCCTGGATGAAGAGCCATCCATTTGTGCTTGGTGCCAACCTGCAGGGTGGTGAAAGACTTGTGACATACCCCTTCGACATGCGCCGTCTCACCAAGGAATCTGAGGAGATGGAGAAAAAACTCAATTCTAGAGCAAACAGACGTAAGCGACAGtatgaagaagaggaagaagaaccCAACCCTTACCTTCACATTGGATACCATCAGGAGAGCTACAGTGGCCCCCAAGAAAATGCATATAATCAGGAGAACTATGGGTACCATCAAGAAAGTTATGGGTATCATCATCAAAACCAAGGATATCATGAGGAGAGCCAAGGGTATCACGATGAGAGCCAAGGCTATCACGACGAGAACCAAGGCTACCATGATGAGAGCCAAAGGTATCATCATGAGGATCACTCTGAAGGGCACCATGAGGGTTATCAAGAAGGATACTCAGAGGGATATAGGGAGGGATATGGAGAGGGGGAACCAGAGGAGGAGATTAGAGTGATTGAGGACCAATCTTTGTTCCGCTGGTTGGCCATATCTTATGCCTCTACTCACCGCACCATGACTCAGAACTTTCAGGGAGGATGCCATGCTGATGACCCAACAGGTGGGCTGGGAATTGTCAACCGTGCCAAGTGGAAGCCCATCCCAGGAA GTATGAATGACTTCAGCTACCTTCACACTAACTGTTTTGAGCTGTCCATTTTCCTGGGCTGTGATAAGTTCCCTCATCAGAGTGAACTTTTAAGAGAGTGGGAGAATAACAGAGAGGCCCTGCTGACCTTCATGACTCAG GTGCATCGGGGCATTAAGGGAGTTGTGAGGGATAAGGAGGGCAACCCTATTTCCAATGCCACTGTGTCTGTGGAGGGAGTCAACCATGACGTTAGGACAG GTGAATCTGGAGATTACTGGCGACTTTTAAATCCTGGTGAGTACCGTGTAACAGCCCGAGCAGAAGGCTACTCCCCCTTCACCCGTCTGTGTGTGGTAGGGTTTGACCCAGGCGCTACCTTGTGTAACTTTGACCTCAACAAATCCAACTGGGACCGCATTAAACAGATCATGGCTCTCCACGGAAATAGGCCCATCCGATTGCTGAACAGTGGCAACAGGGGTAGTGGACAGCGCTATACATACAGCACTAACCAAATCCCTAATGGTAATGGTGGGGACATAAAAAGGGCTCGGCTTCATCGACTACGGCTAATGAGAATCCGCCGCCTAAGGCAACAGAGGCTTCTGGCCAGCATAACAACAACGCTACCTACCACAACCACAACGACCACAACCACAGTTCCACCTACCACAGAGAGTACAAGTCCCTGGTTTGACTCTTGGCCTCTTGGGGAAACCTTTGAAGAGAACACAACCCCACCAGAAGAGATTGAGTTGACAGATTCACTGGACTACGACTACAATTACAACATAGATGATTATTAA